From Camelus dromedarius isolate mCamDro1 chromosome 2, mCamDro1.pat, whole genome shotgun sequence, one genomic window encodes:
- the NEPRO gene encoding nucleolus and neural progenitor protein isoform X2 — MAALLPGPEPWNRVRIPKAGSRSEVTVQDPSAALDLCIAAVIKECCLVTLSLKSQILDAETDVLCAVLYSNHNRMGRHKPHLALKQVEQCLKRLKNMNLEGSIQDLSESFSSNENQPVATRACVIPSQPVVEFVLMKILGACKLLLRLLDCCCKTFLLTVKHLGLQEFIILNLVMVGLVSRLWVLYKDVLKRLISLYEPLFGLLQEVSRIQPLPYFKGFTFPSDIAEFLGEPYFEVFKKKMPIAFAAKGVTKLLNKLFLTKEQSQRSSEETLLRISKKSKQMKIDIQNNVDLGQPVKKKKILKEESSEFDVRAFCKQLKHKTIQATKHSWKAIGTPCVKSFVQRFQEAETFIELSKEIQMAIQWCRSKKLKAQTTFLGSKLLKSNRLKHVEAQGYSLPKKLECLKTSVCNCLLHGSGSKTSKHHLRRRRSQNKFSMRRRKPQRKLQSTLLKEVQQPPQGTQSATHTNKGRLSHPAVRRTDLFPNNKQLLRRRVSNPVIQTKEKQIHENVIGSNENETDSWTMMQINKHNTTGTIKETHDIDDIFALMGV; from the exons ATGGCTGCGCTGCTACCGGGCCCGGAGCCGTGGAACCGCGTGAGGATCCCCAAGGCAGGGAGCCGCAGCGAAGTGACAGTACAGGACCCCAGCGCGGCGCTGG ACCTTTGCATTGCAGCTGTAATTAAAGAATGCTGTCTTGTTACACTGTCACTGAAGAGCCAAATCTTAGATGCAGAAACAGATGTGTTATGTGCAGTCCTTTACAGCAATCACAACAGAATGGGCCGCCACAAGCCCCATTTGGCCCTCAAACAG GTTGAACAGTGTTTAAAACGTTTGAAGAACATGAATTTGGAAGGTTCAATTCAAGATCTCTCTGAGTCATTTTCTTCTAA TGAAAATCAGCCTGTAGCTACCAGAGCATGTGTCATCCCCAGCCAACCAGTGGTGGAATTCGTGTTGATGAAGATTTTAGGAGCCTGCAAGTTGCTGCTACGCCTTTTGGACTGTTGCTGCAAGACATTTCT CTTGACTGTGAAACATCTAGGTTTGcaagaattcattattttaaacctTGTGATGGTTGGGCTGGTGAGCAGGTTATG ggTTCTctataaagatgttttaaaaagacTGATTTCTTTATATGAGCCATTGTTTGGATTACTTCAGGAGGTCTCCAGGATTCAACCATTGCCTTACTTCAAAGGTTTCACCTTTCCTTCTGATATTGCTGAATTTTTAGGAGAGCCCTATTTTGaagtctttaagaaaaaaatgcctaTAGCTTTTGCAGCTAAAGGAGTAACTAAATTGCTAAATAAACTGTTTTTAACAAAAGAGCAATCACAAAGGTCCAGTGAGGAAACTTTACTTAGAATTTCCaaaaaatctaaacaaatgaAGATCGATATACAGAATAATGTGGATCTTGGACAGccagtaaagaaaaagaaaatcttaaaag AAGAATCATCAGAATTTGATGTGAGGGCTTTCTGCAAACAGCTGAAACATAAAACTATTCAG GCAACCAAACATTCTTGGAAAGCAATAGGAACTCCCTGTGTGAAAAGTTTTGTGCAAAGATTCCAAGAAGCTGAGACTTTCATAGAACTTTCTAAAGAAATCCAAATGGCGATTCAGTGGTGTAGGAGCAAAAAACTCAAGGCTCAGACCACCTTTCTGGGTAGTAAACTTCTTAAAAGCAACCGGCTTAAACATGTGGAAGCTCAAGGCTATAG TTTGCCAAAGAAACTTGAGTGCCTAAAAACGTCTGTTTGCAACTGCCTTCTTCATGGCTCAGGTAGCAAAACTTCAAAGCATCATCTGAGACGAAGAAGATCACAGAATAAATTTTCAATGAGACGAAGGAAaccacagagaaaactgcagtcgACTCTTTTAAAGGAAGTCCAGCAGCCACCTCAAGGGACTCAGAGTGCTACACACACCAATAAAGGGAGACTCTCACACCCTGCAGTTCGCAGAACTGATCTCTTTCCTAACAATAAGCAACTCTTGCGTAGAAGAGTTTCAAATCCTGTCATACAAACTAAGgagaaacaaatacatgaaaatgttataggaagcaatgaaaatgaaactgATTCTTGGACAATgatgcaaataaacaaacataatacAACAGGAACCATTAAGGAGACACACGACATTGATGATATTTTTGCTTTGATGGGAGTTTAG
- the NEPRO gene encoding nucleolus and neural progenitor protein isoform X1, whose amino-acid sequence MAALLPGPEPWNRVRIPKAGSRSEVTVQDPSAALDLCIAAVIKECCLVTLSLKSQILDAETDVLCAVLYSNHNRMGRHKPHLALKQVEQCLKRLKNMNLEGSIQDLSESFSSNENQPVATRACVIPSQPVVEFVLMKILGACKLLLRLLDCCCKTFLLTVKHLGLQEFIILNLVMVGLVSRLWVLYKDVLKRLISLYEPLFGLLQEVSRIQPLPYFKGFTFPSDIAEFLGEPYFEVFKKKMPIAFAAKGVTKLLNKLFLTKEQSQRSSEETLLRISKKSKQMKIDIQNNVDLGQPVKKKKILKEESSEFDVRAFCKQLKHKTIQTNFEFKCSQSKLKATKHSWKAIGTPCVKSFVQRFQEAETFIELSKEIQMAIQWCRSKKLKAQTTFLGSKLLKSNRLKHVEAQGYSLPKKLECLKTSVCNCLLHGSGSKTSKHHLRRRRSQNKFSMRRRKPQRKLQSTLLKEVQQPPQGTQSATHTNKGRLSHPAVRRTDLFPNNKQLLRRRVSNPVIQTKEKQIHENVIGSNENETDSWTMMQINKHNTTGTIKETHDIDDIFALMGV is encoded by the exons ATGGCTGCGCTGCTACCGGGCCCGGAGCCGTGGAACCGCGTGAGGATCCCCAAGGCAGGGAGCCGCAGCGAAGTGACAGTACAGGACCCCAGCGCGGCGCTGG ACCTTTGCATTGCAGCTGTAATTAAAGAATGCTGTCTTGTTACACTGTCACTGAAGAGCCAAATCTTAGATGCAGAAACAGATGTGTTATGTGCAGTCCTTTACAGCAATCACAACAGAATGGGCCGCCACAAGCCCCATTTGGCCCTCAAACAG GTTGAACAGTGTTTAAAACGTTTGAAGAACATGAATTTGGAAGGTTCAATTCAAGATCTCTCTGAGTCATTTTCTTCTAA TGAAAATCAGCCTGTAGCTACCAGAGCATGTGTCATCCCCAGCCAACCAGTGGTGGAATTCGTGTTGATGAAGATTTTAGGAGCCTGCAAGTTGCTGCTACGCCTTTTGGACTGTTGCTGCAAGACATTTCT CTTGACTGTGAAACATCTAGGTTTGcaagaattcattattttaaacctTGTGATGGTTGGGCTGGTGAGCAGGTTATG ggTTCTctataaagatgttttaaaaagacTGATTTCTTTATATGAGCCATTGTTTGGATTACTTCAGGAGGTCTCCAGGATTCAACCATTGCCTTACTTCAAAGGTTTCACCTTTCCTTCTGATATTGCTGAATTTTTAGGAGAGCCCTATTTTGaagtctttaagaaaaaaatgcctaTAGCTTTTGCAGCTAAAGGAGTAACTAAATTGCTAAATAAACTGTTTTTAACAAAAGAGCAATCACAAAGGTCCAGTGAGGAAACTTTACTTAGAATTTCCaaaaaatctaaacaaatgaAGATCGATATACAGAATAATGTGGATCTTGGACAGccagtaaagaaaaagaaaatcttaaaag AAGAATCATCAGAATTTGATGTGAGGGCTTTCTGCAAACAGCTGAAACATAAAACTATTCAG ACTAACTTTGAGTTTAAATGTTCTCAATCCAAATTAAAGGCAACCAAACATTCTTGGAAAGCAATAGGAACTCCCTGTGTGAAAAGTTTTGTGCAAAGATTCCAAGAAGCTGAGACTTTCATAGAACTTTCTAAAGAAATCCAAATGGCGATTCAGTGGTGTAGGAGCAAAAAACTCAAGGCTCAGACCACCTTTCTGGGTAGTAAACTTCTTAAAAGCAACCGGCTTAAACATGTGGAAGCTCAAGGCTATAG TTTGCCAAAGAAACTTGAGTGCCTAAAAACGTCTGTTTGCAACTGCCTTCTTCATGGCTCAGGTAGCAAAACTTCAAAGCATCATCTGAGACGAAGAAGATCACAGAATAAATTTTCAATGAGACGAAGGAAaccacagagaaaactgcagtcgACTCTTTTAAAGGAAGTCCAGCAGCCACCTCAAGGGACTCAGAGTGCTACACACACCAATAAAGGGAGACTCTCACACCCTGCAGTTCGCAGAACTGATCTCTTTCCTAACAATAAGCAACTCTTGCGTAGAAGAGTTTCAAATCCTGTCATACAAACTAAGgagaaacaaatacatgaaaatgttataggaagcaatgaaaatgaaactgATTCTTGGACAATgatgcaaataaacaaacataatacAACAGGAACCATTAAGGAGACACACGACATTGATGATATTTTTGCTTTGATGGGAGTTTAG
- the NEPRO gene encoding nucleolus and neural progenitor protein isoform X3 has translation MGRHKPHLALKQVEQCLKRLKNMNLEGSIQDLSESFSSNENQPVATRACVIPSQPVVEFVLMKILGACKLLLRLLDCCCKTFLLTVKHLGLQEFIILNLVMVGLVSRLWVLYKDVLKRLISLYEPLFGLLQEVSRIQPLPYFKGFTFPSDIAEFLGEPYFEVFKKKMPIAFAAKGVTKLLNKLFLTKEQSQRSSEETLLRISKKSKQMKIDIQNNVDLGQPVKKKKILKEESSEFDVRAFCKQLKHKTIQTNFEFKCSQSKLKATKHSWKAIGTPCVKSFVQRFQEAETFIELSKEIQMAIQWCRSKKLKAQTTFLGSKLLKSNRLKHVEAQGYSLPKKLECLKTSVCNCLLHGSGSKTSKHHLRRRRSQNKFSMRRRKPQRKLQSTLLKEVQQPPQGTQSATHTNKGRLSHPAVRRTDLFPNNKQLLRRRVSNPVIQTKEKQIHENVIGSNENETDSWTMMQINKHNTTGTIKETHDIDDIFALMGV, from the exons ATGGGCCGCCACAAGCCCCATTTGGCCCTCAAACAG GTTGAACAGTGTTTAAAACGTTTGAAGAACATGAATTTGGAAGGTTCAATTCAAGATCTCTCTGAGTCATTTTCTTCTAA TGAAAATCAGCCTGTAGCTACCAGAGCATGTGTCATCCCCAGCCAACCAGTGGTGGAATTCGTGTTGATGAAGATTTTAGGAGCCTGCAAGTTGCTGCTACGCCTTTTGGACTGTTGCTGCAAGACATTTCT CTTGACTGTGAAACATCTAGGTTTGcaagaattcattattttaaacctTGTGATGGTTGGGCTGGTGAGCAGGTTATG ggTTCTctataaagatgttttaaaaagacTGATTTCTTTATATGAGCCATTGTTTGGATTACTTCAGGAGGTCTCCAGGATTCAACCATTGCCTTACTTCAAAGGTTTCACCTTTCCTTCTGATATTGCTGAATTTTTAGGAGAGCCCTATTTTGaagtctttaagaaaaaaatgcctaTAGCTTTTGCAGCTAAAGGAGTAACTAAATTGCTAAATAAACTGTTTTTAACAAAAGAGCAATCACAAAGGTCCAGTGAGGAAACTTTACTTAGAATTTCCaaaaaatctaaacaaatgaAGATCGATATACAGAATAATGTGGATCTTGGACAGccagtaaagaaaaagaaaatcttaaaag AAGAATCATCAGAATTTGATGTGAGGGCTTTCTGCAAACAGCTGAAACATAAAACTATTCAG ACTAACTTTGAGTTTAAATGTTCTCAATCCAAATTAAAGGCAACCAAACATTCTTGGAAAGCAATAGGAACTCCCTGTGTGAAAAGTTTTGTGCAAAGATTCCAAGAAGCTGAGACTTTCATAGAACTTTCTAAAGAAATCCAAATGGCGATTCAGTGGTGTAGGAGCAAAAAACTCAAGGCTCAGACCACCTTTCTGGGTAGTAAACTTCTTAAAAGCAACCGGCTTAAACATGTGGAAGCTCAAGGCTATAG TTTGCCAAAGAAACTTGAGTGCCTAAAAACGTCTGTTTGCAACTGCCTTCTTCATGGCTCAGGTAGCAAAACTTCAAAGCATCATCTGAGACGAAGAAGATCACAGAATAAATTTTCAATGAGACGAAGGAAaccacagagaaaactgcagtcgACTCTTTTAAAGGAAGTCCAGCAGCCACCTCAAGGGACTCAGAGTGCTACACACACCAATAAAGGGAGACTCTCACACCCTGCAGTTCGCAGAACTGATCTCTTTCCTAACAATAAGCAACTCTTGCGTAGAAGAGTTTCAAATCCTGTCATACAAACTAAGgagaaacaaatacatgaaaatgttataggaagcaatgaaaatgaaactgATTCTTGGACAATgatgcaaataaacaaacataatacAACAGGAACCATTAAGGAGACACACGACATTGATGATATTTTTGCTTTGATGGGAGTTTAG
- the GTPBP8 gene encoding GTP-binding protein 8 isoform X2, whose protein sequence is MAARRLRSGLGQLFATRTALGRGRRAYNMSQAFAEVLRLPSKQLTKLVFPLQELERHLVPGSRPDFHLKTFDPSLEDIAKSDGVFTATVRNRIEYLSSAVSLDHAPDLLCPEGHTKKMNFFKVGKYFTLVDMPGYGYRAPEDFVKMVETYLKERKNLMRTFLLVDSVVGIQKMDNIAIEMCEEFALPYVMVLTKIDKSSKGHLLKQVLEIQKFVDTKTQGCFPQLFPVSAVTYSGIHLLRCFIANITGNLKTNGFQVS, encoded by the exons ATGGCAGCTCGCCGTCTGCGGTCTGGGCTGGGCCAGCTGTTTGCGACAAGGACTGCGCTGGGGCGCGGAAGACGAGCTTACAACATGTCCCAGGCCTTCGCGGAGGTTCTACGGCTGCCAAGCAAGCAGCTGACGAAGCTTGTGTTCCCGCTTCAAGAACTCGAGCGGCATCTCGTCCCGGGCTCGAGACCGGACTTTCACCTTAAGACCTTCGACCCGAGCCTGGAGGATATCGCGAAGTCCGACGGCGTCTTCACGGCCACCGTCCGGAACCGCATCGAGTACCTCAGCTCCGCCGTGAGTCTCGACCACGCCCCGGACCTCCTCTGCCCTGAG gggcacacaaagaaaatgaattttttcaaagttggaaaatattttacattggTGGACATGCCAGGTTATGGCTATAGAGCACCTGAAGATTTTGTCAAGATGGTAGAAACCTATCTAAAAGAACGAAagaa TTTGATGAGAACATTTTTGTTAGTGGATAGTGTTGTTGGAATTCAAAAAATGGACAATATTGCCATAGAAATGTGTGAAGAATTTGCATTACCATATGTG ATGGTATTAacaaaaattgacaaatcttCCAAGGGACATCTTTTAAAACAAGTGCTTGAGATCCAGAAATTTGTTGACACTAAAACACAAGGATGTTTTCCTCAGTTGTTTCCTGTAAG tGCTGTGACCTATTCTGGAATCCATCTGTTGAGATGCTTTATAGCAAATATAACAGGAAATCTTAAGACTAATGGCTTCCAAGTTAGCTGA
- the GTPBP8 gene encoding GTP-binding protein 8 isoform X1 → MAARRLRSGLGQLFATRTALGRGRRAYNMSQAFAEVLRLPSKQLTKLVFPLQELERHLVPGSRPDFHLKTFDPSLEDIAKSDGVFTATVRNRIEYLSSAVSLDHAPDLLCPEVCFIGRSNVGKSSLIKALFSLAPEVEVRVSKKPGHTKKMNFFKVGKYFTLVDMPGYGYRAPEDFVKMVETYLKERKNLMRTFLLVDSVVGIQKMDNIAIEMCEEFALPYVMVLTKIDKSSKGHLLKQVLEIQKFVDTKTQGCFPQLFPVSAVTYSGIHLLRCFIANITGNLKTNGFQVS, encoded by the exons ATGGCAGCTCGCCGTCTGCGGTCTGGGCTGGGCCAGCTGTTTGCGACAAGGACTGCGCTGGGGCGCGGAAGACGAGCTTACAACATGTCCCAGGCCTTCGCGGAGGTTCTACGGCTGCCAAGCAAGCAGCTGACGAAGCTTGTGTTCCCGCTTCAAGAACTCGAGCGGCATCTCGTCCCGGGCTCGAGACCGGACTTTCACCTTAAGACCTTCGACCCGAGCCTGGAGGATATCGCGAAGTCCGACGGCGTCTTCACGGCCACCGTCCGGAACCGCATCGAGTACCTCAGCTCCGCCGTGAGTCTCGACCACGCCCCGGACCTCCTCTGCCCTGAG GTATGTTTTATAGGCAGAAGCAATGTTGGAAAATCCTCTCtcataaaagctttattttcacTTGCCCCAGAGGTTGAAGTTAGAGTCTCCAAAAAACCG gggcacacaaagaaaatgaattttttcaaagttggaaaatattttacattggTGGACATGCCAGGTTATGGCTATAGAGCACCTGAAGATTTTGTCAAGATGGTAGAAACCTATCTAAAAGAACGAAagaa TTTGATGAGAACATTTTTGTTAGTGGATAGTGTTGTTGGAATTCAAAAAATGGACAATATTGCCATAGAAATGTGTGAAGAATTTGCATTACCATATGTG ATGGTATTAacaaaaattgacaaatcttCCAAGGGACATCTTTTAAAACAAGTGCTTGAGATCCAGAAATTTGTTGACACTAAAACACAAGGATGTTTTCCTCAGTTGTTTCCTGTAAG tGCTGTGACCTATTCTGGAATCCATCTGTTGAGATGCTTTATAGCAAATATAACAGGAAATCTTAAGACTAATGGCTTCCAAGTTAGCTGA
- the NEPRO gene encoding nucleolus and neural progenitor protein isoform X5, which produces MAALLPGPEPWNRVRIPKAGSRSEVTVQDPSAALDLCIAAVIKECCLVTLSLKSQILDAETDVLCAVLYSNHNRMGRHKPHLALKQVEQCLKRLKNMNLEGSIQDLSESFSSNENQPVATRACVIPSQPVVEFVLMKILGACKLLLRLLDCCCKTFLLTVKHLGLQEFIILNLVMVGLVSRLWVLYKDVLKRLISLYEPLFGLLQEVSRIQPLPYFKEESSEFDVRAFCKQLKHKTIQATKHSWKAIGTPCVKSFVQRFQEAETFIELSKEIQMAIQWCRSKKLKAQTTFLGSKLLKSNRLKHVEAQGYSLPKKLECLKTSVCNCLLHGSGSKTSKHHLRRRRSQNKFSMRRRKPQRKLQSTLLKEVQQPPQGTQSATHTNKGRLSHPAVRRTDLFPNNKQLLRRRVSNPVIQTKEKQIHENVIGSNENETDSWTMMQINKHNTTGTIKETHDIDDIFALMGV; this is translated from the exons ATGGCTGCGCTGCTACCGGGCCCGGAGCCGTGGAACCGCGTGAGGATCCCCAAGGCAGGGAGCCGCAGCGAAGTGACAGTACAGGACCCCAGCGCGGCGCTGG ACCTTTGCATTGCAGCTGTAATTAAAGAATGCTGTCTTGTTACACTGTCACTGAAGAGCCAAATCTTAGATGCAGAAACAGATGTGTTATGTGCAGTCCTTTACAGCAATCACAACAGAATGGGCCGCCACAAGCCCCATTTGGCCCTCAAACAG GTTGAACAGTGTTTAAAACGTTTGAAGAACATGAATTTGGAAGGTTCAATTCAAGATCTCTCTGAGTCATTTTCTTCTAA TGAAAATCAGCCTGTAGCTACCAGAGCATGTGTCATCCCCAGCCAACCAGTGGTGGAATTCGTGTTGATGAAGATTTTAGGAGCCTGCAAGTTGCTGCTACGCCTTTTGGACTGTTGCTGCAAGACATTTCT CTTGACTGTGAAACATCTAGGTTTGcaagaattcattattttaaacctTGTGATGGTTGGGCTGGTGAGCAGGTTATG ggTTCTctataaagatgttttaaaaagacTGATTTCTTTATATGAGCCATTGTTTGGATTACTTCAGGAGGTCTCCAGGATTCAACCATTGCCTTACTTCAAAG AAGAATCATCAGAATTTGATGTGAGGGCTTTCTGCAAACAGCTGAAACATAAAACTATTCAG GCAACCAAACATTCTTGGAAAGCAATAGGAACTCCCTGTGTGAAAAGTTTTGTGCAAAGATTCCAAGAAGCTGAGACTTTCATAGAACTTTCTAAAGAAATCCAAATGGCGATTCAGTGGTGTAGGAGCAAAAAACTCAAGGCTCAGACCACCTTTCTGGGTAGTAAACTTCTTAAAAGCAACCGGCTTAAACATGTGGAAGCTCAAGGCTATAG TTTGCCAAAGAAACTTGAGTGCCTAAAAACGTCTGTTTGCAACTGCCTTCTTCATGGCTCAGGTAGCAAAACTTCAAAGCATCATCTGAGACGAAGAAGATCACAGAATAAATTTTCAATGAGACGAAGGAAaccacagagaaaactgcagtcgACTCTTTTAAAGGAAGTCCAGCAGCCACCTCAAGGGACTCAGAGTGCTACACACACCAATAAAGGGAGACTCTCACACCCTGCAGTTCGCAGAACTGATCTCTTTCCTAACAATAAGCAACTCTTGCGTAGAAGAGTTTCAAATCCTGTCATACAAACTAAGgagaaacaaatacatgaaaatgttataggaagcaatgaaaatgaaactgATTCTTGGACAATgatgcaaataaacaaacataatacAACAGGAACCATTAAGGAGACACACGACATTGATGATATTTTTGCTTTGATGGGAGTTTAG
- the NEPRO gene encoding nucleolus and neural progenitor protein isoform X4 — protein MAALLPGPEPWNRVRIPKAGSRSEVTVQDPSAALDLCIAAVIKECCLVTLSLKSQILDAETDVLCAVLYSNHNRMGRHKPHLALKQVEQCLKRLKNMNLEGSIQDLSESFSSNENQPVATRACVIPSQPVVEFVLMKILGACKLLLRLLDCCCKTFLLTVKHLGLQEFIILNLVMVGLVSRLWVLYKDVLKRLISLYEPLFGLLQEVSRIQPLPYFKEESSEFDVRAFCKQLKHKTIQTNFEFKCSQSKLKATKHSWKAIGTPCVKSFVQRFQEAETFIELSKEIQMAIQWCRSKKLKAQTTFLGSKLLKSNRLKHVEAQGYSLPKKLECLKTSVCNCLLHGSGSKTSKHHLRRRRSQNKFSMRRRKPQRKLQSTLLKEVQQPPQGTQSATHTNKGRLSHPAVRRTDLFPNNKQLLRRRVSNPVIQTKEKQIHENVIGSNENETDSWTMMQINKHNTTGTIKETHDIDDIFALMGV, from the exons ATGGCTGCGCTGCTACCGGGCCCGGAGCCGTGGAACCGCGTGAGGATCCCCAAGGCAGGGAGCCGCAGCGAAGTGACAGTACAGGACCCCAGCGCGGCGCTGG ACCTTTGCATTGCAGCTGTAATTAAAGAATGCTGTCTTGTTACACTGTCACTGAAGAGCCAAATCTTAGATGCAGAAACAGATGTGTTATGTGCAGTCCTTTACAGCAATCACAACAGAATGGGCCGCCACAAGCCCCATTTGGCCCTCAAACAG GTTGAACAGTGTTTAAAACGTTTGAAGAACATGAATTTGGAAGGTTCAATTCAAGATCTCTCTGAGTCATTTTCTTCTAA TGAAAATCAGCCTGTAGCTACCAGAGCATGTGTCATCCCCAGCCAACCAGTGGTGGAATTCGTGTTGATGAAGATTTTAGGAGCCTGCAAGTTGCTGCTACGCCTTTTGGACTGTTGCTGCAAGACATTTCT CTTGACTGTGAAACATCTAGGTTTGcaagaattcattattttaaacctTGTGATGGTTGGGCTGGTGAGCAGGTTATG ggTTCTctataaagatgttttaaaaagacTGATTTCTTTATATGAGCCATTGTTTGGATTACTTCAGGAGGTCTCCAGGATTCAACCATTGCCTTACTTCAAAG AAGAATCATCAGAATTTGATGTGAGGGCTTTCTGCAAACAGCTGAAACATAAAACTATTCAG ACTAACTTTGAGTTTAAATGTTCTCAATCCAAATTAAAGGCAACCAAACATTCTTGGAAAGCAATAGGAACTCCCTGTGTGAAAAGTTTTGTGCAAAGATTCCAAGAAGCTGAGACTTTCATAGAACTTTCTAAAGAAATCCAAATGGCGATTCAGTGGTGTAGGAGCAAAAAACTCAAGGCTCAGACCACCTTTCTGGGTAGTAAACTTCTTAAAAGCAACCGGCTTAAACATGTGGAAGCTCAAGGCTATAG TTTGCCAAAGAAACTTGAGTGCCTAAAAACGTCTGTTTGCAACTGCCTTCTTCATGGCTCAGGTAGCAAAACTTCAAAGCATCATCTGAGACGAAGAAGATCACAGAATAAATTTTCAATGAGACGAAGGAAaccacagagaaaactgcagtcgACTCTTTTAAAGGAAGTCCAGCAGCCACCTCAAGGGACTCAGAGTGCTACACACACCAATAAAGGGAGACTCTCACACCCTGCAGTTCGCAGAACTGATCTCTTTCCTAACAATAAGCAACTCTTGCGTAGAAGAGTTTCAAATCCTGTCATACAAACTAAGgagaaacaaatacatgaaaatgttataggaagcaatgaaaatgaaactgATTCTTGGACAATgatgcaaataaacaaacataatacAACAGGAACCATTAAGGAGACACACGACATTGATGATATTTTTGCTTTGATGGGAGTTTAG